A section of the Candidatus Poribacteria bacterium genome encodes:
- the rpmG gene encoding 50S ribosomal protein L33, with protein MARDIVILACDVCGRRNYVTTRNRRTNQSRYERMKYCPFCQKHTLHKEIR; from the coding sequence ATGGCCAGAGACATTGTAATATTAGCATGTGATGTATGTGGTCGGCGGAATTATGTGACGACTCGGAACCGTCGGACGAACCAAAGTCGATATGAACGGATGAAATACTGTCCTTTCTGTCAAAAACATACACTTCACAAGGAAATACGATAA